A DNA window from Hordeum vulgare subsp. vulgare chromosome 1H, MorexV3_pseudomolecules_assembly, whole genome shotgun sequence contains the following coding sequences:
- the LOC123413275 gene encoding peroxidase 1-like, translated as MRILPAAPEDSPPHAGVGTLGRYICPGLLIQEQQQQLKLPLINQPSSFSCIAKGRGEKMGSRAVIVALLLAAVAATCARAQLHEKFYSESCPSVEDVVRKEMVRALSLAPSLAGPLLRMHFHDCFVRGCDGSVLLDSANKTAEKDALPNQTLRGFGFVDRVKAAVEKACPDTVSCADVLALIARDAVWLSKGPFWAVPLGRRDGSVSISNETDALPPPTANITVLTQLFDAVNLDAKDLVVLSAAHTIGTSHCFSFSDRLYNFTGMENASDIDPTLEPHYMMKLKSKCASLNDNTTLVEMDPGSFKTFDLDYFKLVSKRRGLFHSDGALLTHPVTRAYVQRHATGAFKEEFFADFAASMVKMGNANPLTGSQGEIRKKCSVVNH; from the exons ATGAGAATTTTACCTGCTGCTCCGGAAGACAGCCCACCACATGCAGGTGTTGGAACACTCGGGCGCTATATATGTCCCGGGCTGCTAAtccaggagcagcagcagcagcttaaGCTTCCCCTGATTAATCAGCCATCGTCGTTTTCTTGCATAGCCAAGGGGAGAGGCGAGAAGATGGGTTCGAGGGCTGTGATTGTGGCGCTGCTGCTCGCGGCGGTGGCGGCAACCTGCGCGCGGGCGCAGCTGCACGAGAAGTTCTACAGCGAGTCGTGCCCCAGCGTTGAGGACGTggtgaggaaggagatggtgaGGGCGCTGTCACTGGCGCCCAGCCTCGCCGGACCGCTCCTCCGGATGCACTTCCACGACTGCTTCGTCAGG GGGTGCGACGGGTCGGTGCTGCTGGACTCGGCAAACAAGACGGCGGAGAAGGACGCGCTGCCAAACCAGACGCTCCGTGGCTTCGGCTTCGTCGACAGGGTGAAGGCCGCGGTGGAGAAGGCCTGCCCCGACACCGTCTCCTGCGCCGACGTGCTCGCCCTCATTGCCAGGGATGCAGTCTGGCTG AGCAAGGGTCCATTCTGGGCAGTTCCTCTCGGCCGGCGAGACGGGAGCGTGTCCATCTCCAACGAGACCGACGCTCTGCCACCTCCCACCGCCAACATCACCGTGCTCACCCAACTCTTCGACGCGGTGAACCTTGACGCCAAGGACCTCGTCGTCCTCTCAG CCGCGCACACCATCGGGACGTCGcactgcttctccttctccgacCGGCTTTACAACTTCACCGGCATGGAAAACGCCAGCGACATCGACCCCACGCTGGAGCCGCACTACATGATGAAGCTCAAGAGCAAGTGCGCCAGCCTCAACGACAACACCACCCTCGTGGAGATGGACCCTGGGAGCTTCAAGACCTTCGACCTCGACTACTTCAAGCTCGTGAGCAAGCGGAGGGGCCTCTTCCATTCTGACGGTGCCCTCCTCACCCACCCCGTCACCCGCGCCTACGTCCAGCGCCACGCCACCGGCGCCTTCAAGGAGGAGTTCTTCGCTGACTTCGCCGCCTCCATGGTCAAGATGGGCAACGCCAACCCGCTCACCGGCAGCCAGGGCGAGATCAGGAAGAAGTGCAGCGTGGTTAACCATTAA